The following are from one region of the Rhodanobacter sp. LX-99 genome:
- a CDS encoding LemA family protein: protein MGLIIFLIVVVLIVLYFVAIYNGLVTSRNGYKNAFAQIDVQLTRRHDLIPNLVETAKGYLAHERGTLEAVVQARNAAVSGLAGAKAHPGDPAAMQQLASSENALTQTLGHLFALQEAYPDLKANQTMMQLSEELTSTENRVAFARQAYNDSVLTYNNKREVFPASFVANSFGFAAAEPLQIENPAVRDVPKVSFS, encoded by the coding sequence ATGGGTCTGATCATTTTTCTGATTGTTGTTGTCCTGATTGTCTTGTACTTCGTGGCGATCTACAACGGACTGGTCACCTCGCGCAACGGCTACAAGAACGCGTTTGCGCAGATCGACGTCCAGCTCACCCGGCGCCACGACCTGATTCCGAACCTGGTCGAGACGGCCAAGGGCTACCTCGCGCACGAACGCGGCACGCTCGAGGCGGTGGTGCAGGCGCGCAACGCGGCGGTCAGCGGGCTGGCCGGTGCGAAGGCCCACCCGGGCGATCCGGCCGCGATGCAGCAGCTGGCCAGCAGTGAAAATGCTTTGACCCAGACTCTGGGCCATTTGTTCGCGCTGCAGGAGGCCTATCCCGACCTGAAGGCGAACCAGACCATGATGCAGCTCTCCGAAGAGCTGACCTCCACGGAAAACCGGGTGGCGTTCGCGCGCCAGGCGTACAACGACTCGGTGCTGACCTACAACAACAAGCGCGAGGTCTTTCCCGCCTCGTTCGTGGCGAACAGCTTCGGCTTCGCCGCGGCCGAGCCGCTGCAGATCGAGAACCCGGCCGTGCGCGACGTGCCGAAGGTTTCCTTCAGCTGA
- a CDS encoding serine hydrolase domain-containing protein, which yields MQFHKIFLLIAGALGLACTPVCANARTASPAPDPSSVSVGNAPQKLPSPRVKQTLADYQRWLNRLAQRDAVAGLATAVVIDGKVVYEGTVGYADTATKQPITPDTVFRLASLSKAFAAAIAGLLVDDGKLGWNTKLVDVLPYFKLKDMQAAAQATVGDILGQRLGLPRNTYDNMLEGDTSYEELVRKLDEVDMVCGVGQCYGYQNVAFSMIGDVVLARTGDFFYHQVDKRIFYPLGMSTASYGRAALESSKSWARPHRATSRGWVPFEPNETYYRVAPAAGVNASLRDMEKWLIAQMGGRQDVLPTSLLDVLHTPGVATPSELHATAWRSGRLTAAHYALGWRVYEYGGETLIYHAGAVAGYRTMIGFFPKYRAGVVTLWNSTGPTPSGLMPMVFDDLLGLPHVDWAHIEGPAKPAAKPRAKSRPRAHRRTPRHR from the coding sequence ATGCAGTTTCATAAGATCTTCTTGCTGATCGCGGGCGCACTGGGGTTGGCCTGCACGCCGGTCTGCGCCAACGCGCGCACCGCTTCCCCGGCTCCCGACCCGTCGTCGGTCAGCGTCGGCAACGCACCGCAGAAACTGCCGTCGCCGCGCGTCAAGCAGACCCTCGCGGACTACCAGCGATGGCTGAACCGCCTTGCCCAGCGCGATGCCGTCGCCGGCCTGGCCACCGCCGTGGTGATCGACGGCAAGGTGGTCTACGAAGGCACTGTCGGCTATGCCGACACCGCCACCAAACAGCCGATCACGCCGGACACCGTGTTCCGCCTCGCCTCGCTGTCGAAGGCGTTCGCCGCCGCCATCGCCGGCCTGCTGGTCGACGACGGCAAGCTGGGCTGGAACACGAAGCTGGTCGACGTGCTGCCGTACTTCAAGCTGAAGGACATGCAGGCCGCCGCACAGGCCACCGTCGGCGACATCCTGGGACAGCGGCTCGGCCTGCCGCGCAACACTTACGACAACATGCTCGAGGGCGACACCTCGTACGAAGAGCTGGTGCGCAAGCTGGACGAGGTCGACATGGTCTGCGGCGTGGGCCAGTGCTACGGCTACCAGAACGTCGCCTTCAGCATGATCGGCGACGTAGTGCTCGCGCGCACCGGCGACTTCTTCTATCATCAGGTCGACAAGCGCATCTTCTATCCGCTGGGCATGAGCACGGCCAGCTACGGCCGCGCCGCGCTGGAATCCAGCAAGAGCTGGGCGCGCCCGCACCGCGCCACCAGCCGGGGTTGGGTGCCGTTCGAGCCGAACGAAACCTACTACCGGGTCGCGCCGGCGGCCGGCGTCAACGCCAGCCTGCGCGACATGGAGAAATGGCTGATCGCCCAGATGGGCGGCCGCCAGGACGTGCTGCCCACCTCGCTGCTGGACGTGCTGCACACGCCCGGCGTCGCCACGCCCAGCGAACTGCACGCCACCGCCTGGCGCAGCGGACGCCTGACCGCCGCACACTACGCGCTGGGTTGGCGGGTCTATGAATACGGCGGCGAAACCCTGATCTATCATGCCGGCGCCGTGGCCGGCTATCGCACCATGATCGGTTTCTTCCCGAAGTACCGCGCCGGGGTGGTCACACTGTGGAATTCCACCGGCCCCACCCCCAGTGGACTGATGCCGATGGTGTTCGACGACCTGCTGGGCCTGCCGCACGTGGACTGGGCCCACATCGAAGGCCCCGCCAAGCCGGCAGCGAAGCCCCGGGCGAAATCCCGGCCGCGGGCGCATCGCCGCACGCCACGCCACCGCTGA
- a CDS encoding energy transducer TonB, whose translation MDTRYILDTRRHARGAVRPLVIAIIAIFALLAVGAWFLIIKPHQELVMADSGGHPSTPVSTATRTAPPPANVAAMDLNQLLAEARTAMNEQRYLAPAGNNAFEFYLRVLEKEPGNKVASDALRETFPFAATSAEQAINSRDFGEAQRQIDLLAKADPANFTLTILRSKLDAQRKTLDKQQQLALDQEKAAQLAAQKAAADKLAADKLAEQQKAQLAEQQKAEQASAAQQPRQQAAANTAAGGDNAAGADSGSAAGATMAAVLVKGSPARYPTAAMRARQEGWVVVSFTVDPDGKTSDVKVVESQPRHVFDRAAIDAVERYRFNPAMKDGTAVSSVKQQRIEFKL comes from the coding sequence ATGGATACCCGATACATACTTGATACGCGCCGGCATGCGCGCGGGGCCGTTCGGCCCCTGGTCATTGCCATCATCGCCATCTTTGCCCTGCTCGCCGTGGGCGCATGGTTCCTGATCATCAAGCCGCACCAGGAGTTGGTCATGGCCGACTCGGGCGGCCATCCGTCCACGCCGGTTTCCACCGCGACGCGGACGGCGCCGCCGCCGGCCAACGTGGCGGCGATGGATCTCAACCAGCTGCTTGCCGAGGCGCGTACCGCCATGAACGAGCAGCGCTACCTGGCGCCGGCCGGCAACAATGCGTTCGAGTTCTATCTGCGCGTGCTGGAAAAGGAACCCGGCAACAAGGTGGCTTCCGATGCGTTGCGCGAGACGTTCCCGTTCGCCGCCACCTCGGCCGAGCAGGCGATCAACTCGCGCGACTTCGGCGAAGCGCAGCGCCAGATCGATCTGCTGGCGAAGGCCGACCCGGCCAACTTCACCTTGACCATTCTCCGTTCCAAGCTCGATGCCCAGCGCAAGACGCTGGACAAGCAACAGCAGCTGGCGCTCGATCAGGAGAAGGCCGCCCAGCTCGCGGCCCAGAAGGCCGCGGCGGACAAGCTGGCGGCGGACAAGCTGGCCGAGCAGCAGAAGGCCCAGCTGGCCGAGCAGCAGAAGGCCGAGCAGGCGAGCGCGGCGCAACAGCCGCGCCAGCAAGCCGCGGCGAATACGGCGGCGGGCGGCGACAATGCCGCGGGTGCGGACAGCGGCAGCGCGGCTGGCGCGACCATGGCGGCGGTGCTGGTGAAGGGTTCCCCGGCGCGTTACCCCACGGCGGCGATGCGGGCACGCCAGGAAGGCTGGGTGGTGGTGTCGTTCACGGTCGATCCCGATGGCAAGACCAGCGACGTGAAGGTGGTCGAGTCGCAGCCGCGTCACGTTTTCGATCGTGCCGCCATCGACGCGGTGGAGCGCTATCGCTTCAATCCGGCGATGAAGGACGGCACGGCCGTGTCCAGCGTCAAGCAGCAGCGGATCGAGTTCAAACTCTGA
- the metJ gene encoding met regulon transcriptional regulator MetJ, translated as MATTKFIKPYVEHGEKANAVRKITVSIPLHVLRRLSDLRTHRQVNNLRHATNSDVLVEAFLHAFTGQPLPTDEELRRTMATAKKSAAKKPAAKKAAAKKPAVKKAAAKKPVAKKPAAKKAAARKPAAKKAAKKPAAAKKAAVKKVAKKAAPKKAAAKKAAPAKVVKATKTAKAKAKK; from the coding sequence ATGGCAACAACGAAATTCATCAAGCCCTATGTCGAGCACGGTGAAAAGGCCAATGCAGTACGCAAGATCACTGTCTCGATTCCGCTGCATGTCCTGCGGCGGCTTTCTGATTTGCGCACCCACCGTCAAGTGAACAATCTTCGGCACGCTACCAACAGTGACGTGTTGGTCGAAGCGTTCCTGCACGCTTTTACTGGGCAACCACTGCCAACTGATGAGGAGCTGAGACGAACCATGGCCACTGCCAAGAAATCCGCTGCAAAGAAACCGGCCGCCAAGAAGGCCGCCGCCAAGAAACCCGCCGTGAAGAAGGCCGCCGCCAAGAAGCCGGTTGCCAAGAAGCCGGCCGCCAAGAAGGCTGCTGCCAGGAAGCCGGCCGCCAAGAAGGCTGCCAAGAAGCCGGCAGCCGCCAAGAAAGCTGCTGTGAAGAAGGTCGCGAAGAAGGCTGCGCCGAAGAAGGCCGCCGCCAAGAAAGCTGCACCGGCCAAGGTGGTGAAGGCCACCAAGACCGCGAAAGCCAAAGCGAAGAAGTAA
- the gcvH gene encoding glycine cleavage system protein GcvH produces MSEIPGDLKFLKSHEWARVEDDGLVRVGISDHAQGQLGDLVYVELPEVGSAVKAGAGAAVVESVKAASDIYSPVSGEIVEVNELLNDKPETINEDAFGEGWIFLVRPSDRAELDELLDANDYEELVENEDH; encoded by the coding sequence ATGAGCGAGATTCCCGGCGATCTGAAATTCCTCAAGTCCCACGAGTGGGCCCGCGTCGAAGACGATGGCCTGGTCCGGGTGGGCATCTCCGACCACGCGCAGGGTCAGCTCGGCGACCTGGTCTACGTGGAACTGCCGGAAGTCGGTTCCGCCGTGAAGGCGGGCGCCGGTGCGGCCGTGGTGGAGTCGGTGAAGGCCGCTTCCGACATCTACTCGCCGGTCTCCGGCGAGATCGTCGAGGTCAACGAGCTGCTCAACGACAAGCCCGAGACCATCAACGAGGACGCTTTCGGCGAAGGCTGGATCTTCCTGGTGCGTCCCAGCGACCGCGCCGAGCTCGACGAACTGCTCGACGCGAACGACTACGAAGAACTGGTCGAGAACGAAGACCACTGA
- the gcvT gene encoding glycine cleavage system aminomethyltransferase GcvT: protein MTEKTILNATHRALGARMVDFGGWDMPINYGSQIEEHHAVRRDAGMFDVSHMTVVDLHGARTREFLRHLLANNIDKLKVHGKALYSCMLDERGGVIDDLIVYYLGEEFFRLVVNAGTRAKDLAWIERQAKAFDVQVKERPEFAMIAVQGPHARAKVLGLLHEVDRPRIEKLGKFSAAAAQGPHGMPLFVARTGYTGEDGFEIIVPAEHAIALWEALAAAGVAPAGLGARDTLRLEAGMNLYGQDMDESVTPWEANLGWTIALDEGRDFIGRAALEQQKAAGVPRVMVGLVLDDKGVLRHGQKVLTANGEGEILSGSFAPTLNKAVAFARIPVGEPGDVRVDIRGREVPVRLVKYPFVRDGKPCEGI from the coding sequence ATGACCGAGAAGACCATACTCAACGCCACCCATCGTGCGCTCGGCGCGCGCATGGTCGACTTCGGCGGCTGGGACATGCCGATCAACTACGGCTCGCAGATCGAGGAACATCACGCGGTGCGCCGCGACGCCGGCATGTTCGATGTCTCGCACATGACCGTGGTCGACCTGCACGGCGCACGCACCCGGGAATTCCTGCGCCACCTGCTGGCCAACAATATCGACAAGCTGAAGGTGCACGGCAAGGCGCTGTACTCGTGCATGCTGGACGAGCGCGGCGGGGTGATCGACGACCTGATCGTGTACTACCTCGGCGAGGAGTTTTTCCGGCTGGTCGTCAACGCCGGCACCCGCGCCAAGGATCTGGCCTGGATCGAGCGCCAGGCGAAGGCGTTCGACGTGCAGGTGAAGGAGCGCCCCGAGTTCGCCATGATCGCGGTGCAGGGCCCGCATGCGCGCGCCAAGGTGCTTGGCCTGCTGCACGAGGTGGATCGTCCGCGCATCGAGAAGCTCGGCAAGTTCAGTGCCGCCGCCGCGCAGGGTCCGCACGGCATGCCGCTGTTCGTGGCGCGCACCGGCTACACCGGCGAGGACGGTTTCGAGATCATCGTGCCGGCCGAACATGCCATCGCGCTGTGGGAGGCGCTGGCCGCCGCGGGCGTGGCGCCGGCCGGCCTCGGCGCGCGCGACACGTTGCGCCTGGAAGCGGGCATGAACCTGTACGGCCAGGACATGGACGAGAGCGTCACGCCGTGGGAGGCGAACCTGGGCTGGACCATCGCGCTGGACGAGGGCCGCGACTTCATCGGTCGCGCCGCGCTGGAGCAGCAGAAGGCGGCCGGCGTGCCGCGCGTGATGGTCGGCCTGGTGCTGGACGACAAGGGCGTGCTGCGCCACGGCCAGAAGGTGCTGACCGCGAACGGCGAGGGCGAGATCCTCTCCGGCAGTTTTGCGCCGACGCTGAACAAGGCGGTGGCGTTCGCGCGCATTCCGGTCGGCGAGCCGGGCGACGTGCGCGTCGACATCCGCGGCCGCGAGGTGCCGGTGCGCCTGGTGAAATACCCGTTCGTGCGCGACGGCAAGCCTTGCGAAGGGATTTGA
- the cysC gene encoding adenylyl-sulfate kinase: protein MAAPITLDAGKGLLRFITCGSVDDGKSTLLGRLLYDAGTVPDDQLAALARDSRRLHADAGDALDFALLTDGLDAEREQGITIDVAYRYFHTARRSFIVADCPGHEQYTRNMATGASNAELAVVLVDARKGLLPQTRRHTYICSLLGIRQVVLAVNKMDLVDCDEAVYREISEAYRALAQTLGIASVACLPVIAPGGDNVGVRSARMRWYRGPSLLELLEAADAASARAADFRMPVQWVNRPDQSFRGYAGTVCGGRVACGDEIVVQPGGQHARIARIVGADGDLPHAADGQAVTLCLDREIDVSRGDVIADALRPAPVADQFACHLLWVGDAALLPNRTYWLKLGTRTVNARVMSIKYKVDVNSQAKLAARQLALNEVGSCTLGLDDEIAFEAYADNRTLGGFILIDRLSNATVACGMLDFALGRSANVHWQHVDIDKGVRAASKGQQPLCLWFTGLSGAGKSTIANLVERRLHALGCHTYLLDGDNVRHGINKDLGFTPEDRVENIRRIAEVAHLMVDAGLIVLVSAISPYRSERQSARELFAAAEFMEVFVDAPLEECERRDPKGLYRKARAGTIRNFTGIDAPYERPAAPDIHLLSGGQHAEQLAEQVVARVLAGIDGHARG from the coding sequence ATGGCCGCACCGATCACCCTCGATGCTGGCAAGGGCCTGCTGCGCTTCATCACCTGCGGCAGCGTGGACGATGGCAAGAGCACGCTGCTCGGCCGCTTGCTGTACGACGCCGGCACGGTGCCGGACGACCAGCTCGCCGCGCTGGCGCGTGACAGCCGGCGGCTGCATGCCGACGCCGGCGATGCGCTGGACTTTGCCTTGCTCACCGATGGGCTGGACGCCGAGCGGGAGCAGGGCATCACCATCGACGTGGCTTACCGCTACTTCCACACCGCGCGGCGCAGCTTTATCGTGGCCGACTGCCCCGGACACGAGCAGTACACGCGCAATATGGCCACCGGCGCCTCCAACGCCGAGCTGGCGGTGGTGCTGGTGGACGCGCGCAAGGGCCTGCTGCCGCAGACTCGCCGGCACACCTATATATGCAGCCTGCTCGGCATCCGTCAGGTGGTGCTGGCGGTGAACAAGATGGATCTGGTCGATTGCGACGAGGCCGTCTACCGCGAGATCAGCGAAGCCTACCGCGCGCTGGCGCAAACGCTGGGTATCGCCAGCGTGGCGTGCCTGCCGGTGATTGCGCCGGGAGGCGACAACGTGGGCGTGCGTTCCGCGCGCATGCGCTGGTACCGCGGCCCCAGCCTGCTGGAGCTGCTGGAGGCGGCTGACGCGGCGTCCGCCCGGGCGGCGGATTTCCGCATGCCGGTGCAATGGGTGAACCGGCCCGACCAGTCGTTCCGCGGCTACGCCGGTACGGTCTGCGGCGGCCGCGTGGCCTGCGGCGACGAGATCGTGGTGCAGCCGGGCGGGCAGCATGCGCGGATCGCCCGCATCGTCGGCGCCGATGGCGACCTGCCCCACGCGGCGGACGGCCAGGCGGTGACGCTGTGCCTGGACCGCGAGATCGACGTGAGCCGCGGCGACGTGATCGCCGATGCGCTGCGCCCGGCGCCGGTGGCCGACCAGTTCGCCTGCCACCTGCTGTGGGTGGGCGACGCGGCGCTGCTGCCGAACCGCACGTATTGGCTGAAGCTCGGCACGCGCACGGTCAACGCGCGGGTGATGTCGATCAAGTACAAGGTGGACGTCAACAGCCAGGCGAAGCTCGCCGCGCGGCAGCTGGCGCTGAATGAAGTGGGCTCTTGCACGCTGGGCCTGGACGACGAGATCGCGTTCGAGGCCTATGCGGACAACCGCACGCTCGGCGGCTTCATCCTGATCGATCGCCTGAGCAACGCCACGGTGGCGTGCGGCATGCTGGATTTCGCGCTGGGCCGTTCGGCCAACGTGCACTGGCAGCACGTCGACATCGACAAGGGCGTGCGCGCCGCCAGCAAGGGGCAACAGCCGCTGTGCCTGTGGTTCACCGGCCTGTCCGGCGCCGGCAAGTCCACCATCGCGAACCTGGTCGAGCGCCGTCTGCACGCGCTGGGCTGCCACACCTACCTGCTCGACGGCGACAACGTGCGCCACGGCATCAACAAGGATCTCGGCTTCACCCCGGAGGATCGCGTCGAGAACATCCGCCGCATCGCCGAGGTGGCGCACCTGATGGTGGACGCCGGCCTGATCGTGCTGGTCAGCGCGATCTCGCCGTACCGCAGCGAGCGGCAGTCGGCGCGCGAATTGTTCGCGGCGGCGGAATTCATGGAAGTGTTCGTGGACGCGCCGCTGGAGGAATGCGAGCGGCGCGATCCCAAGGGCCTCTATCGCAAGGCGCGCGCCGGCACGATCCGCAACTTCACCGGCATCGACGCGCCGTACGAGCGGCCCGCGGCGCCGGACATCCACCTGCTGAGCGGCGGACAGCACGCCGAACAGCTGGCCGAACAGGTTGTGGCACGGGTGCTGGCCGGGATCGACGGCCACGCCCGCGGCTGA
- the cysD gene encoding sulfate adenylyltransferase subunit CysD: MTVAFPQSQTHLDELEAESIHIFREVVASFRHPVMLYSIGKDSSVLLHLLRKAFHPARPPMPLLHVDTTWKFREMIAFRDRVAAAGDVQVLVHVNQDGVRQGITPLTHGATVHTDVMKTQALKQALDQYGFDAAIGGARRDEEKSRAKERIFSFRNAQHRWDPKRQRPEFWHTFNTHIRKGESVRVFPLSNWTEMDVWLYIQREGIEVVPLYFAKPRPVVARDGALIMVDDERFTLREGEAVEMREVRFRTLGCYPLTGAVESSADTLDKIIREMADSRSSERQGRVIDHDPTASMERKKQEGYF; encoded by the coding sequence ATGACGGTCGCATTCCCGCAATCGCAAACGCATCTCGACGAACTCGAGGCGGAAAGCATCCACATCTTCCGCGAGGTGGTGGCCAGCTTCCGCCATCCGGTGATGCTGTATTCGATCGGCAAGGATTCCTCGGTGCTGCTGCACCTGCTGCGCAAGGCGTTCCATCCGGCGCGGCCGCCGATGCCGTTGCTGCACGTCGACACGACGTGGAAGTTCCGCGAGATGATCGCGTTCCGCGACCGGGTGGCGGCGGCCGGCGACGTGCAGGTGCTGGTGCACGTCAACCAGGACGGCGTGCGCCAGGGCATCACGCCGCTGACCCACGGTGCCACGGTGCACACCGACGTGATGAAGACCCAGGCGCTGAAGCAGGCACTGGACCAGTACGGGTTCGACGCTGCGATCGGCGGCGCGCGGCGCGACGAGGAGAAGTCGCGCGCCAAGGAGCGCATCTTCTCGTTCCGCAACGCGCAGCACCGCTGGGATCCGAAGCGCCAGCGGCCGGAGTTCTGGCACACCTTCAACACGCACATCCGCAAGGGCGAGAGCGTGCGGGTGTTCCCGCTGTCCAACTGGACCGAGATGGACGTGTGGCTGTACATCCAGCGCGAGGGCATCGAGGTGGTGCCGCTGTACTTTGCGAAGCCGCGCCCGGTGGTGGCGCGCGATGGCGCATTGATCATGGTGGACGACGAACGCTTCACGCTGCGCGAGGGCGAGGCGGTGGAAATGCGGGAGGTGCGCTTCCGCACGCTGGGCTGCTACCCGCTCACCGGCGCGGTCGAATCCAGCGCCGATACGCTGGACAAGATCATTCGGGAAATGGCCGACTCGCGCAGTTCCGAGCGACAGGGCCGGGTGATCGACCACGACCCCACCGCATCGATGGAACGCAAGAAGCAGGAGGGCTATTTCTGA
- a CDS encoding amidase — protein sequence MNSMPPIADLDLRRASLCQLLHWLAVGRVQPQALADAYQQAIERIDPALHAYVDQRSGLLQDQAQLADRRRRDGVIGRLDGIPLALKDNFDIAGWPTRVGLPGRGKPVQEDAHVVARLRASGAILLGKTNMDEGALGAVTDNPHFGATHNPHRHGYTAGGSSGGAAAAVAAGLAVAAVGSDSLGSIRIPASYCGVYALKPTHGEISARGLVPAARRLDAVGLLARSADDLTVLLQVLAGYDADDARSRRRRVAFALPDWEPGNLRAGLLPDLAAVGVQPEVIEVFEAAMAKLPHALGDRRTVDFADWDFARTRRAGLLLMEAEMLGTFAADLANAEHPVSERFRRLLGYAAGKSAADYAVADRVLDAATLKMRRLFSQVDVLVLPTTPQGAFPLDGPVPDSQADLTSFASLAGCPAVSLPMGTLPNGLPVGLQLVGARGSDLRLLELASVCAATLDVEPTYPVIP from the coding sequence ATGAATTCGATGCCGCCGATCGCCGATCTCGACCTGCGCCGTGCCTCGCTGTGCCAGTTGCTGCACTGGCTGGCGGTGGGTCGCGTGCAGCCGCAGGCGCTGGCCGACGCTTACCAGCAGGCGATCGAGCGGATCGATCCCGCGCTGCATGCCTATGTCGACCAGCGCTCGGGTTTGCTGCAGGACCAGGCGCAGTTGGCCGACCGGCGCCGCCGCGACGGCGTGATCGGGCGGCTGGATGGCATTCCGCTGGCGCTGAAGGACAACTTCGACATCGCCGGCTGGCCGACCCGGGTCGGTCTGCCGGGCCGCGGCAAGCCGGTGCAGGAAGACGCGCACGTGGTGGCGCGGCTGCGTGCGTCCGGCGCGATCCTGCTGGGCAAGACCAACATGGACGAGGGCGCGCTGGGCGCCGTCACCGACAACCCGCACTTCGGCGCCACCCACAATCCGCACCGGCACGGCTACACCGCCGGCGGTTCCTCCGGCGGCGCGGCGGCCGCGGTGGCCGCGGGCCTGGCGGTGGCCGCGGTGGGTTCGGACAGCCTCGGCTCGATCCGCATCCCGGCCAGCTATTGCGGCGTGTATGCGCTGAAGCCCACGCACGGCGAGATCTCCGCTCGCGGCCTGGTGCCGGCGGCGCGCCGGCTCGACGCGGTCGGCCTGCTGGCGCGCAGCGCCGACGACCTCACCGTCCTGCTGCAGGTGCTGGCCGGCTACGACGCCGACGATGCACGCTCGCGCCGGCGCCGGGTCGCGTTCGCGCTGCCGGACTGGGAGCCGGGCAACCTGCGCGCAGGCCTGCTGCCGGACCTGGCCGCGGTCGGCGTGCAGCCGGAAGTGATCGAGGTGTTCGAGGCGGCCATGGCGAAGTTGCCGCACGCGCTGGGCGACCGCCGCACGGTCGACTTCGCCGACTGGGATTTCGCGCGTACCCGCCGCGCCGGCCTGCTCTTGATGGAAGCGGAGATGCTCGGCACCTTCGCCGCGGATCTGGCCAATGCCGAGCATCCGGTATCGGAGCGCTTCCGCCGCCTGCTCGGCTACGCCGCCGGCAAGAGCGCGGCCGACTACGCGGTGGCCGACCGCGTGCTCGACGCGGCCACGCTGAAGATGCGCCGGCTGTTCTCCCAGGTCGACGTGCTGGTGCTGCCGACCACGCCGCAGGGCGCGTTCCCGCTGGATGGCCCGGTGCCCGACTCGCAGGCCGACCTCACCAGCTTCGCCAGCCTGGCCGGTTGCCCGGCGGTGAGCCTGCCGATGGGCACGCTGCCGAACGGCCTGCCGGTGGGCCTGCAACTGGTCGGCGCACGCGGCTCGGACCTGCGCCTGCTGGAGCTGGCCTCGGTGTGCGCGGCCACGCTCGATGTCGAGCCGACGTATCCGGTGATCCCCTGA